TGGCGTGGCAGAACGCTCCGGAGACGCTGCTTCCCGAGGAGCTCCGCGACGACTTCGCCGAGATCCCCCGCCGCGTTGATGGGGCACTAATCACAACCTCCAGAAGCGGCGGTTCGTGATCGTTCGGGCCGATCGACGCTCCAGTCGGGGTCGGCGAGACCGGGGACGATGAGATGAATCACTGGCCACCGACCGAACACAACGTCCGCCGGAGCGGCCCAGCCCCGCGCTTCATGGAGGGCGCGATCCTCGGCAACGGAGGAGTGGGCGTCGTCGTGACCACCCGACCGGACGCCATCGTGCTGCACTTCGGTCACAACGACATCTGGGACGAACGGATCGATGAACTGCATCGCGACGAAGTCGGATCGTTCAGGGACGTTTTCGCCAAGATCAAGCGCGCGGTTGCGGACGGCCGCTCGATCGATTCCGACGAGTGGTTCGCGGAATACATGGCGAGGATGGAGCGCGCCTACGGTCAGCCCTATCCACGCCCGCATCCGTGCGGCAGGCTCATCCTCGGGATCGATCGCCGCCATACCCGAGTGATAGGCCACGAGTTGCACCTCGACATCGGTCGATGCGAGGTCCAGCTCCTCCATCGCGGGGAGAGGGTCGGTCTCGAACTGATCGTCGATCCCGAGTCCGACGTGATCGTGGGGCGCGCGAGCCCGGGCTTTGCCTCCCCCATCACAAGAGTCAGGCTGCTCCCTGATCCCGAGGTCGGCCCGGCGAACACGCGCACGGCGGCCGAGAGGGCGATAGCCTTCACGGTCGCGGGTGAAATCCCACTGCGCGACGAGGTGACCGAACTGCCTCTGGGATCCACGGCGATCGGGTTCCGAGAACAGCTGCCGGCGCGGACCACTACGGCATCCGACCGCCATGAGCTTGCCGTTCTGCTGCATGTCAGCCAGTCGCTCGCACCAGTGTCCCGGCCGTCCTGGTATGGCGGCGCCGCACCCGTGGTCCCGCTCGAACGCTCGATCACGTACAACCCTGACCGGCCCGACCTGACGTTCAGCGTCCAAATCGTCCATACGAGAGGGAGTCGTACACCTTCCGACTTCCCGCTCGCCACGGCGTCCTTCGACGAGGTGCTCGAGCGGGCGCGGGCGGACTGGGCCACCTACTGGTCACGGTCTGCGGTACGGCTCGAGCGCCCAGCGCTCGAGCGCGCCTGGTATCGAGGCACCTACTTCACCCACTGCGTTGTACGGCGCGGTAAGCGGGCCCCCGGGATCTTCGGGAACCTGAGCGCCGGCGATGTCGGCACAGCCTGGCATGGCGACTACCACATGAACTACAACACCCAGCAGCTCTACTGGGGGGTGTTCTCCGGCAATCGCGCGGAAAGTCACGAGCCGTACATCAACCTCGTGTGGGACCTGTTGCCGCTCTCACGGCGATTCGCGCGCGAGTACTTCGGACTCCCTGGGGCCTACTTCCCGCACACGGCCTATCCGGTGCCGATGGACGAGTTCCCTTCCCCCTCGCCGGTGTGGGGCTGGGAACTGTGCGAAACACCGTGGACGGTTCAATCGCTATGGTGGCACTTCCTCTATACGCAAGACGTCGAACTACTGCGCGAGCGCCTCTTCGAGCCGATCGAAGCAGCCACAGAGTTCATGGTCGCCTATCTGGATCGTCCGGCCGCCTTGGCGGATGACGGAACCGAACAGAGGCACATCTTCCCGA
The Microbacterium sp. SLBN-154 DNA segment above includes these coding regions:
- a CDS encoding glycosyl hydrolase family 95 catalytic domain-containing protein encodes the protein MNHWPPTEHNVRRSGPAPRFMEGAILGNGGVGVVVTTRPDAIVLHFGHNDIWDERIDELHRDEVGSFRDVFAKIKRAVADGRSIDSDEWFAEYMARMERAYGQPYPRPHPCGRLILGIDRRHTRVIGHELHLDIGRCEVQLLHRGERVGLELIVDPESDVIVGRASPGFASPITRVRLLPDPEVGPANTRTAAERAIAFTVAGEIPLRDEVTELPLGSTAIGFREQLPARTTTASDRHELAVLLHVSQSLAPVSRPSWYGGAAPVVPLERSITYNPDRPDLTFSVQIVHTRGSRTPSDFPLATASFDEVLERARADWATYWSRSAVRLERPALERAWYRGTYFTHCVVRRGKRAPGIFGNLSAGDVGTAWHGDYHMNYNTQQLYWGVFSGNRAESHEPYINLVWDLLPLSRRFAREYFGLPGAYFPHTAYPVPMDEFPSPSPVWGWELCETPWTVQSLWWHFLYTQDVELLRERLFEPIEAATEFMVAYLDRPAALADDGTEQRHIFPTVVPEMYGLTPDLRLNRDCLIDLTLTKFLFGAYRDALTALGRDPDEVPLAKRTRELQVLLPPYSTAATEVGDVLISVPGEDPDVVYNIPLAGATVFPGEEHSWGSPRPVQDLVKRSIARQRLEGGNELVFVHLQKARMGILDPDEFEAQLEYCELPNGTYTDRILEAFGRYNDATPFDFMAEMGVFVENFAISGVVNELMMQSSTGVIRLFPNDTSIGNAEFENLRAVGGFIVSARYASGGCDRIRVQSECGGTLRILTPERFVCQDAFAAQRAGITYVAMTEGQVVHFTTD